From one Lolium rigidum isolate FL_2022 chromosome 4, APGP_CSIRO_Lrig_0.1, whole genome shotgun sequence genomic stretch:
- the LOC124648217 gene encoding calponin homology domain-containing protein DDB_G0272472-like, whose amino-acid sequence MDAPRRERRHHRKTPSARAGYGDVFGGPPRFGAAGPPPLDYAEVFAATCSIPYLDLPPVAAADDGGGLFSSARRRDEYGEIFGGFRFADFAAPYHDLFPPAPAPATEEEEEDIASSSASASASGSSSRSSINNESRRLDAEKSALHQHFKEHESSPMSFPPESQEFVMSYCKTTQAKPNDLIEMTTCTVHPSVDHVVGSSNFSHAPATNHVSKIDNGIMTNGDRGKKPPSISVTAKVRSPEIDFSFDQKQHRPECLPLSENVPANESNQKSHISATPSNGDRGKKPPSTSVTAKVRSPEIDFSFDQKQHRPECLPLSENVPANESNQKSHISATPSNGDRGKKPPSTFVAAKVRSPEIDFSFHQKQHVPECPPLSENVSENGSNQKSDILATPSNGKPFADYAFMRVSNVNVQTQPKVPLQPLAQQPKVLNKKESAAKGDLHLDSDTPISVHVASSTNVPRTEKRADPALSYTEANPSSAADAMKEAMEYADARLRAAKELMERKGDSFKIRKKPSHHRSTRSVEIKAPVEVYTFEENMSMKNPAKGHNFVLDKHQGNAVRTNHCDDSGRKVLPFEKPKQMMRTCTMPCQNSSKLEKLGNWRSGDEFFELTGDDQKCQTDTARGEEDNCGTSKTVTEPRKVQEGKVEVTMQDSDLGRHEKPRVVNYHSDLEVKHESRKEDNTVQLDKGEDMVSAMLEASTEYMAHKGIDSSHCEELVTVGNSEGSHDDGSVDLPSVSKVSPELDFIKDVPSSRSTSSSVNYANDLKHLGNSNMSSVEGTLKESEKSEGGLEVRCDYEIQSTSGSSKTLQEPPEVADVYNSQASQIKSLILEELERSDLTQTSPRVESTSELEAETYGREKFSFIGESYLHNENEIPCESLISEVEKVETEVELYPHTHTEESVPDEDVKCTEQSDITLQTNNPVVSSVLNVFEVASKLIKGDVDQEIQGSLGPSEVEDRTEEGTDRPVSVCERKEAEETPSENNEKTDTEEESAHANQEDQKASVSDTNEGQVDVDARGKITVDKMESVISSEDEITMKSANDCPTIVTINSKDELAFCPEMSTDVQHLTQNAESAISQTSNENVPGVDKTKEVRKEAARELPTEISRTSEEEKSSANKMEGKDSRERISKAEQKHQHVHLEKNDSVPKSAESSFPVSAEVSRKETPGPQRSKERGSTKSEKEREDREAAQRLEEAKERQKIFEKERENAEDSERKRKEEQEREREREKDKLAVERATREAHERAFNNAREMAEKMALERIAAARQRASAEARQKEERANAEARIKAERAAVERATAEARERAIKKAKAEKAAAEARERREQIRSSSKDIRQDTHSQRATSSGSLRNPDSSSKVVDAESGLRHKARIERHQRTTERVSKALAEKNMRDLMVQREQAEKHRMADFLDPEVKRWSNGKEGNLRALLSTLQYILGADSGWQPVPLTDLITAAAVKKAYRKATLCVHPDKLQQRGATIRQKYICEKVFDLLKDAWNKFTSEER is encoded by the exons ATGGACGCGCCGCGGAGGGAGCGGAGGCACCACCGGAAGACCCCGTCCGCGCGCGCGGGGTACGGCGACGTCTTCGGGGGCCCGCCGCGCTTCGGGGCCGCGGGCCCGCCGCCGCTAGACTACGCCGAGGTCTTCGCCGCCACCTGCTCCATTCCCTACCTCGACCTGCCGCCCGTCGCCGCTGCAGACGACGGCGGGGGCCTCTTCTCCTCCGCCCGGCGCCGCGACGAATACGGGGAGATCTTCGGCGGGTTCCGGTTCGCCGACTTCGCCGCGCCCTACCACGACCTGTtcccgcccgcgcccgcgcccgcaacggaggaggaggaggaggacatcgCCTCGTCCAGCGCCAGCGCCAGCGCCAGCGGCAGCTCCTCCAG ATCATCGATAAACAATGAATCTAGGCGACTTGATGCTGAGAAATCTGCGCTCCATCAACACTTCAAAGAGCACGAGTCTTCTCCAATGTCCTTCCCTCCGGAGAGTCAGGAATTTGTCATGTCATATTGCAAGACTACCCAGGCAAAACCGAATGATCTAATTGAGATGACTACTTGCACAGTTCACCCTTCAGTGGATCATGTGGTTGGTTCTTCGAATTTTTCACATGCCCCAGCAACTAATCATGTTTCAAAAATAGATAATGGTATAATGACTAATGGAGACAGAGGGAAGAAGCCCCCCTCAATCTCTGTAACTGCAAAGGTGCGAAGTCCTGAGATTGACTTCAGTTTTGATCAGAAGCAGCACAGACCAGAATGTCTACCTCTTTCCGAAAATGTTCCTGCAAATGAAAGTAACCAGAAATCTCATATTTCTGCAACGCCCAGTAATGGAGACAGAGGGAAGAAGCCCCCCTCAACCTCTGTAACTGCAAAGGTGCGAAGTCCTGAGATTGACTTCAGTTTTGATCAGAAGCAGCACAGACCAGAATGTCTACCTCTTTCCGAAAATGTTCCTGCAAATGAAAGTAACCAGAAATCTCATATTTCTGCAACGCCCAGTAATGGAGACAGAGGGAAGAAGCCCCCCTCAACCTTTGTAGCTGCCAAGGTGAGAAGTCCTGAGATTGACTTCAGTTTTCATCAGAagcagcatgtaccagaatgtccACCTCTTTCTGAAAATGTTTCTGAAAATGGAAGTAACCAGAAATCTGATATTCTTGCAACACCCAGCAATGGAAAACCTTTTGCAGATTATGCATTTATGAGGGTATCTAATGTTAATGTGCAGACACAACCAAAAGTACCACTACAACCTTTGGCGCAGCAACCTAAAGTGCTAAACAAGAAAGAAAGTGCAGCAAAGGGAGATCTACATCTTGACAGTGACACTCCAATTTCTGTCCATGTTGCTTCAAGTACCAATGTGCCTCGAACTGAAAAAAGAGCTGATCCTGCTTTGTCTTACACTGAGGCCAATCCGAGTTCTGCTGCAGACGCTATGAAGGAGGCAATGGAATATGCTGATGCTAGGTTAAGAGCTGCAAAGGAACTAATGGAGAGAAAAGGTGACAGTTTTAAAATTCGAAAGAAGCCCAGTCATCACAGAAGCACAAGATCTGTAGAAATCAAGGCTCCTGTAGAGGTATATACATTTGAGGAAAACATGTCAATGAAAAATCCAGCAAAAGGACATAATTTTGTGTTGGACAAGCACCAAGGTAATGCTGTCAGAACGAATCATTGTGATGACAGTGGAAGAAAGGTACTGCCATTTGAGAAGCCTAAGCAGATGATGCGAACTTGCACTATGCCATGTCAAAATTCCAGTAAATTAGAGAAACTAGGTAACTGGAGATCAGGTGATGAATTTTTTGAGCTTACTGGAGATGATCAGAAATGCCAGACTGATACAGCCAGGGGGGAAGAAGATAATTGTGGGACATCAAAGACTGTCACTGAGCCCAGAAAGGTCCAAGAAGGTAAAGTTGAAGTTACCATGCAAGACTCTGACCTTGGAAGACATGAAAAACCGCGGGTTGTTAATTATCACAGCGATTTGGAAGTGAAACATGAAAGTCGGAAAGAAGATAACACAGTTCAATTGGATAAAGGAGAAGATATGGTGTCTGCAATGCTGGAAGCTTCTACAGAATATATGGCACACAAAGGTATTGATAGCTCCCATTGTGAGGAACTTGTGACTGTTGGAAATTCTGAAGGAAGCCACGATGATGGGAGTGTTGACCTTCCTTCtgtgagcaaggtctctcctgaaTTAGACTTCATCAAGGATGTTCCTAGTTCACGCTCAACTTCTTCGTCTGTTAACTACGCCAATGATCTGAAACATCttggtaatagtaatatgagttcAGTAGAAGGAACATTGAAGGAGTCCGAAAAGAGTGAAGGAGGACTAGAGGTACGATGTGATTATGAGATCCAAAGCACTTCAGGGAGTAGTAAAACATTACAAGAACCTCCAGAAGTTGCTGATGTTTATAATTCCCAAGCAAGTCAAATTAAATCATTGATTTTAGAGGAACTTGAAAGATCTGATCTAACTCAAACTTCCCCAAGGGTCGAGAGTACATCTGAGCTTGAAGCTGAAACCTATGGAAGGGAAAAGTTTAGTTTTATTGGTGAATCATACCTGCATAATGAAAACGAAATACCTTGTGAATCACTAATCTCTGAAGTAGAGAAAGTTGAAACTGAAGTGGAACTTTATCCACACACACATACTGAAGAGTCTGTTCCAGATGAGGATGTTAAGTGTACTGAACAGAGTGATATTACTTTGCAAACCAATAATCCTGTAGTGTCATCTGTGCTGAATGTATTCGAGGTAGCCAGCAAATTGATTAAAGGGGACGTTGATCAGGAAATCCAAGGTTCATTAGGGCCTAGCGAAGTGGAAGACAGAACAGAAGAAGGGACTGATAGACCTGTCTCCGTTTGTGAACGGAAAGAAGCAGAAGAAACCCCCTCAGAAAATAATGAGAAGACAGATACGGAGGAAGAATCAGCTCATGCTAATCAGGAGGATCAAAAGGCATCTGTATCTGATACTAACGAAGGACAAGTTGATGTAGATGCACGGGGTAAGATAACAGTTGATAAAATGGAAAGTGTGATAAGTTCTGAAGATGAGATTACCATGAAATCTGCTAATGATTGCCCCACCATAGTAACAATAAATTCAAAGGACGAGCTAGCTTTCTGTCCAGAAATGAGTACGGACGTGCAGCACTTGACTCAAAATGCTGAATCTGCTATTTCTCAGACATCTAATGAAAATGTTCCTGGTGTTGACAAGACCAAAGAGGTGCGCAAAGAAGCAGCAAGAGAATTACCTACAGAAATATCTAGAACATCTGAAGAAGAGAAAAGCAGTGCAAACAAAATGGAAGGAAAAGACTCTAGAGAAAGGATATCAAAGGCAGAACAAAAGCATCAACATGTTCATTTGGAGAAGAATGACAGTGTGCCTAAATCTGCAGAAAGTTCATTCCCAGTTTCCGCTGAGGTGTCAAGAAAAGAGACACCTGGGCCTCAGAGAAGCAAAGAGAGGGGGAGTACAAAATCAGAAAAGGAAAGAGAGGACAGAGAGGCTGCTCAAAGACTTGAAGaagcaaaagaaaggcaaaagATATttgagaaagaaagagaaaatgcCGAAGACagtgaaagaaaaagaaaggaagagCAGGAGAGGGAAAGGGAAAGGGAAAAGGATAAACTTGCTGTTGAAAGAGCTACAAGAGAAGCCCACGAGAGGGCATTTAATAATGCTCGTGAGATGGCAGAAAAAATGGCATTGGAAAGGATTGCGGCGGCACGCCAAAGGGCTTCTGCTGAGGCCCGACAAAAAGAAGAGAGAGCAAATGCCGAAGCTCGGATAAAAGCAGAACGGGCTGCAGTCGAAAGAGCAACTGCAGAAGCTCGGGAGAGGGCGATTAAAAAGGCTAAGGCTGAGAAGGCTGCTGCAGAGGCAAGAGAACGCAGGGAACAAATCAGATCCTCTTCCAAG GATATTCGACAGGACACTCATTCTCAAAGAGCAACTTCTAGTGGCTCCTTAAGAAACCCAGATTCTAGTAGCAAAG TGGTTGATGCTGAGTCGGGTTTAAGGCATAAAGCAAGAATAGAGAGGCATCAACGCACAACTGAGCGAGTG TCAAAAGCCCTCGCTGAGAAGAACATGCGCGACCTGATGGTTCAGAGAGAGCAGGCAGAGAAACAT AGGATGGCTGATTTCCTGGATCCTGAGGTTAAGAGGTGGTCAAACGGAAAGGAAGGAAATCTGCGAGCCCTGTTGTCCACTTTGCAATAT ATTCTTGGAGCTGATAGTGGTTGGCAGCCAGTGCCACTTACAGACCTCATCACAGCCGCCGCGGTGAAGAAGGCCTACAGGAAGGCAACTCTGTGTGTCCACCCGGATAAATTGCAGCAAAGGGGTGCTACAATCAGGCAGAAGTACATCTGTGAGAAAGTTTTTGACCTTCTCAAG GATGCTTGGAACAAGTTCACCTCAGAGGAGCGCTAG